From the Leptotrichia sp. oral taxon 221 genome, one window contains:
- a CDS encoding transposase: MKKVGMYMFMQFRNTVYSCLPHADIVADKYHVIRQANWRIGDVRIRLFNSDIKYKEYKKYWKLIAKNPNSTFSPLAKETEEPFQRYFQGLMILGQNFSVYLK, encoded by the coding sequence ATAAAAAAGGTTGGAATGTACATGTTCATGCAGTTCAGGAATACAGTATACTCCTGTCTTCCACATGCTGATATTGTAGCAGACAAATATCATGTCATAAGGCAGGCAAACTGGAGGATAGGGGATGTGAGGATAAGATTATTCAATTCAGACATAAAATACAAGGAATATAAGAAATATTGGAAACTGATAGCAAAGAATCCAAATAGTACGTTCAGTCCTTTGGCTAAAGAAACTGAAGAACCTTTTCAGAGATATTTTCAAGGGCTTATGATCTTAGGACAAAATTTTTCAGTATATTTGAAATAA
- a CDS encoding endonuclease/exonuclease/phosphatase family protein, with protein MKFLLYNIRYGTGKYLIKRFKHIRGYLGRSEKQIDRIGKFIKRQKPDIVGLVEVDLGSFRMKSKNQAEILSEMTDKNFIYQYKYEENSRYMKFPMVRKQGNALLSNKEIVNHKFHYLDNGMKKLIIEIETNGIVIFLVHLALGGKTRMKQFVQLFSLIEKCEKPMIVAGDFNTLWGTEEIELFMKAGKLKSANLEKKPTFPSWSPKKELDFVLHSENIKINDVKVIKTMLSDHLPILIDFDII; from the coding sequence ATGAAATTTCTTTTGTATAACATAAGATATGGAACGGGGAAGTATTTAATAAAGAGATTTAAACATATTAGAGGTTATTTGGGTCGTTCTGAAAAACAAATAGATCGAATAGGAAAATTTATTAAAAGACAAAAGCCAGATATAGTTGGTTTGGTGGAAGTCGATTTAGGGTCATTTCGTATGAAATCAAAAAATCAAGCCGAGATTTTGAGTGAAATGACAGACAAAAATTTTATTTATCAGTATAAATACGAAGAAAATTCGAGATATATGAAATTTCCAATGGTGCGAAAACAAGGAAATGCATTATTATCAAATAAAGAAATAGTAAATCATAAATTTCATTATTTAGATAATGGAATGAAAAAATTAATAATTGAAATTGAAACTAATGGAATTGTAATTTTCTTAGTTCATTTGGCGTTGGGTGGAAAAACTCGAATGAAACAATTTGTGCAATTGTTTAGTTTAATTGAAAAATGTGAAAAACCAATGATTGTTGCTGGAGATTTTAATACTTTGTGGGGGACTGAAGAGATAGAATTGTTTATGAAAGCTGGGAAACTGAAAAGTGCGAATTTAGAGAAAAAGCCGACTTTTCCTAGTTGGTCGCCTAAAAAGGAATTGGATTTTGTGCTCCATTCAGAGAATATAAAAATAAATGATGTGAAGGTTATAAAAACAATGTTATCGGATCATTTGCCAATTTTGATTGATTTTGATATTATTTAA
- a CDS encoding A24 family peptidase yields MLGFCLGLIKYVVLVRICFIDFREKIIKDRDLVILLVIGILLGIERNNFEKVYLGWCAFSMPLLILYIVEDYFKKELIGFGDVKLMIVIGGLLKYRDFRQVLFFYQNLYFLSAAIVVLVLVYWRMRGKRGEYVPFAPYIILNYLLFEKFFM; encoded by the coding sequence ATGTTAGGGTTTTGTTTAGGATTGATAAAATATGTTGTTTTAGTAAGGATATGTTTTATAGATTTTAGAGAGAAAATTATTAAGGATAGAGATTTAGTAATCTTATTAGTTATTGGGATTTTGCTTGGTATTGAGAGAAATAATTTTGAAAAGGTGTATTTGGGATGGTGTGCGTTTTCGATGCCGTTATTGATTTTATATATAGTTGAGGACTATTTTAAAAAGGAATTGATTGGATTTGGAGATGTAAAATTAATGATTGTCATAGGTGGGTTGTTGAAGTATAGAGATTTTAGACAAGTGTTATTTTTTTATCAGAATTTATATTTTTTGTCGGCAGCTATTGTGGTTTTGGTGTTGGTTTATTGGAGGATGAGAGGGAAAAGAGGAGAGTATGTGCCATTTGCTCCGTATATTATTTTGAATTATTTGTTATTTGAAAAGTTTTTTATGTGA
- a CDS encoding type II secretion system protein GspD, with product MKKRKYKNLLIILCFFVCNVAFSSSVNNYVDKKDKDRMGKIFIYREDIEKEKLKKLQTELQNLKNKESKDSQNNQSNQNNKNQKKSSSTNQKNGEISKSENNSVQKTVIEKVVTPVVTKKIKEIYLDYGDAKEISEALDGFEDFKMIGIDNKIILNGDEKKFLELERIIKSLDRAKEQVIIKGTIIDTSSNLFERLGIDWSINPENANPNRKNLIGKFLNGEVSISSIFSMGGNFLGIDFNLLKENGDIKIEAMPTLMIMEKEEGELRVTEEVIIGEKKITKNNEDYVEPIFSEAGIVFKILPEIKNVNGEKKIILKMDTEISNFKLTSSYNESSGAKQKNQTRTTITLNNGGSTFIGGLKQNVGKETVRKIPILSSIPIIGPLFKYQRKNKEMRDIYIEIEAIIQEIK from the coding sequence ATGAAAAAAAGGAAATATAAGAATTTGTTAATAATTTTGTGTTTTTTTGTTTGTAATGTTGCTTTTTCGAGTAGTGTTAATAATTATGTGGATAAAAAAGATAAAGATAGGATGGGAAAAATTTTTATCTATCGAGAAGATATTGAAAAGGAAAAGTTAAAAAAATTGCAGACGGAATTGCAAAATTTGAAAAATAAAGAGAGTAAAGATAGTCAAAATAATCAAAGTAATCAGAATAATAAAAATCAAAAAAAATCATCTAGTACAAATCAAAAAAATGGAGAAATATCAAAATCTGAAAATAATTCTGTGCAAAAAACTGTTATTGAAAAGGTGGTAACACCTGTAGTAACAAAAAAAATAAAGGAAATTTATTTGGATTATGGAGATGCGAAGGAAATTTCAGAAGCTTTGGATGGGTTTGAAGATTTTAAAATGATCGGGATTGATAATAAAATTATTTTGAATGGAGATGAGAAGAAATTTTTGGAATTGGAAAGGATTATTAAATCTTTGGATAGGGCAAAAGAACAGGTTATTATTAAAGGAACGATAATTGATACAAGTTCTAATTTATTTGAGAGACTTGGAATTGACTGGTCGATAAATCCTGAAAATGCTAATCCGAATAGAAAAAATTTGATTGGGAAATTTTTAAATGGAGAGGTTTCGATTAGTTCGATTTTTTCGATGGGAGGAAATTTTTTAGGGATTGATTTTAATTTGTTGAAAGAAAATGGGGATATAAAAATTGAGGCGATGCCGACGTTGATGATAATGGAGAAGGAAGAAGGAGAATTACGGGTAACTGAGGAAGTAATTATTGGAGAGAAAAAAATTACGAAAAATAATGAAGATTACGTTGAGCCGATATTTTCCGAAGCAGGAATAGTTTTTAAAATTTTGCCTGAGATAAAAAATGTGAATGGAGAAAAGAAAATTATTTTGAAAATGGATACAGAAATTAGTAATTTTAAATTAACTTCAAGTTATAATGAATCTTCGGGGGCGAAACAGAAAAATCAAACTCGGACGACTATTACTTTAAATAATGGGGGATCTACGTTTATTGGAGGATTGAAGCAAAATGTAGGAAAAGAGACAGTTAGAAAAATACCGATATTGTCGAGTATTCCAATAATAGGTCCATTATTTAAATATCAAAGAAAAAATAAGGAGATGAGAGATATTTATATTGAAATTGAAGCAATTATTCAAGAGATAAAATGA
- a CDS encoding transposase translates to MKESGIKECIKLGETLSNWEEEINNIQKYNINNGFVEGKNNKIKVIKRLSYGIKKFDNLRKLIQLRIF, encoded by the coding sequence CTGAAGGAATCTGGAATAAAGGAATGTATTAAGTTAGGGGAAACATTATCAAACTGGGAAGAAGAAATAAATAATATCCAAAAATATAATATAAATAATGGATTTGTTGAAGGGAAAAATAACAAAATAAAAGTAATAAAAAGGCTATCTTATGGGATAAAAAAATTCGACAACCTTAGAAAGCTTATTCAGCTTAGAATCTTTTAA
- a CDS encoding type II secretion system protein J, with translation MGKSRDIKNVIKQKGYLLVEVLISMLIFSVLVSVIAVFLKRVAIIENVKKNSQKMDENIYFALEKVKVELEDRDLEEFDYSGEKTNLFVRGNQIIYWKNRIFYKLEIVNKKLYISEVSGFPNFGNRSLIGEYEDINFEKIGGILAIKSKYLGKSEIIILSV, from the coding sequence ATGGGAAAAAGCAGAGATATAAAAAATGTGATAAAACAAAAGGGATATTTGTTGGTGGAAGTTTTGATTAGTATGTTGATATTTTCTGTTTTAGTGTCGGTTATTGCGGTATTTTTAAAGAGAGTTGCTATAATTGAGAATGTGAAAAAGAATAGTCAGAAAATGGATGAGAATATTTATTTTGCATTGGAGAAAGTGAAGGTAGAGCTCGAAGATAGAGATTTGGAGGAATTCGATTATAGTGGTGAGAAAACAAATTTATTTGTTAGAGGTAATCAAATAATTTATTGGAAGAATAGAATATTTTATAAGTTGGAGATTGTTAATAAAAAATTGTATATTTCTGAGGTAAGTGGATTTCCTAATTTCGGTAATAGATCTTTGATTGGTGAGTACGAAGATATAAATTTTGAGAAGATTGGTGGTATTTTAGCTATAAAGAGTAAATATTTGGGGAAAAGTGAGATTATAATTTTGAGTGTTTGA
- a CDS encoding type II secretion system protein has product MGYLKKGIKRKNKGFTLIEVILVVAIITIISAIAIPQVGKYLNKANRSKVVGAVADLNNSSTSWSVDNGGDLPKNLQDVLKEYDNLNRLGIGLQNNGNFKIGNIEGVVIYDKGEVYAKINSSSKAFPGEEIRK; this is encoded by the coding sequence ATGGGTTATTTGAAAAAAGGAATTAAAAGAAAGAACAAGGGATTTACTTTGATTGAAGTTATTTTAGTAGTTGCGATTATTACTATAATTTCGGCGATTGCGATACCGCAAGTTGGGAAATATTTGAATAAGGCTAATAGAAGTAAGGTTGTTGGCGCGGTTGCAGATTTGAATAATAGTTCGACTTCTTGGAGTGTTGATAATGGTGGTGATTTACCTAAAAATTTGCAAGATGTTTTGAAAGAATATGATAATTTGAATAGATTAGGAATTGGACTACAAAATAATGGTAATTTTAAGATAGGAAATATTGAAGGAGTTGTTATTTATGATAAAGGGGAGGTTTATGCGAAGATTAATAGTAGTAGTAAGGCTTTTCCTGGAGAAGAGATAAGAAAATAG
- a CDS encoding glycoside hydrolase family 10 protein — MKSLLKKLAVSLLVISAATTLNAQSIITGARNIGGGNATSNRNSDVANQQELRGVWVASVSNIDWPSKKGLSVEQQKRDFITILDNVKKWNMNAVFVQVKPAGDAFYPSKYSPWSEYLTGTQGKDPGYDPLKFMVEEAHKRGIQFHAWFNPYRLTATGGREKLSSDNIGKKRPDWTVIYGGHVYLNPGIPEVNNYVVDSIVEVVKNYDIDGVHMDDYFYPYKVKGQEYPDSAQYQKYGSKFASIGDWRRNNVNNLIEKLHKSIKKVNPNVEFGISPFGVWRNASTDPVKGSSTTAGVQNYDDLYADILLWMDKGWLDYVAPQIYWNQGFKAAEYNTLVKWWSKYAADSGTKLYIGQAAYKVNEWQNAKELVNQINFNRNYAQVKGSIFFSYKSLLTNPKNVTNSLKNGPYSSVPNENIVGMN, encoded by the coding sequence GTGAAATCATTGTTAAAAAAATTGGCAGTATCTCTATTGGTTATATCAGCTGCTACGACATTAAATGCTCAAAGTATAATTACAGGAGCTAGAAATATCGGTGGAGGTAATGCTACAAGCAACAGAAATTCAGATGTTGCTAATCAACAAGAGTTAAGAGGTGTTTGGGTAGCAAGTGTTAGTAACATTGACTGGCCTTCAAAAAAAGGGCTTAGTGTAGAACAACAAAAAAGGGATTTTATTACTATTTTGGATAATGTAAAAAAATGGAATATGAATGCAGTTTTCGTTCAAGTAAAACCTGCGGGGGATGCTTTTTATCCTTCAAAATATTCACCTTGGTCTGAGTATTTAACAGGAACTCAAGGAAAAGATCCTGGATATGATCCTTTGAAATTTATGGTGGAGGAAGCACATAAAAGAGGAATTCAATTTCATGCTTGGTTTAATCCGTATAGATTGACAGCAACAGGTGGAAGAGAAAAACTTTCAAGTGACAATATTGGGAAAAAGAGACCAGATTGGACAGTTATTTATGGAGGGCATGTTTATTTGAATCCTGGTATACCAGAAGTTAATAATTATGTTGTGGATAGTATTGTTGAAGTTGTTAAAAATTATGATATTGACGGAGTGCATATGGATGACTATTTTTATCCATACAAAGTTAAAGGTCAAGAATATCCAGATAGTGCGCAATATCAAAAATATGGTTCTAAATTCGCTAGTATAGGTGACTGGAGAAGAAATAATGTAAATAATTTAATAGAAAAATTACATAAATCTATTAAAAAAGTTAATCCTAATGTAGAATTTGGAATAAGTCCATTTGGTGTTTGGAGAAATGCTTCAACAGATCCAGTAAAAGGTTCTAGTACAACAGCAGGTGTTCAAAATTATGATGACTTGTATGCAGATATATTGTTATGGATGGATAAAGGTTGGCTAGATTATGTAGCACCACAAATTTATTGGAATCAAGGATTTAAAGCAGCAGAATACAACACATTAGTAAAATGGTGGAGTAAATATGCAGCAGATTCTGGTACAAAATTATATATTGGACAAGCAGCGTACAAAGTAAATGAATGGCAAAATGCAAAAGAATTAGTAAACCAAATTAATTTCAACAGAAATTATGCACAAGTAAAAGGAAGTATCTTTTTTAGCTATAAATCATTATTAACAAATCCAAAAAATGTAACAAATAGTTTAAAAAATGGTCCTTACAGCAGTGTTCCTAATGAAAATATTGTAGGAATGAACTAA
- the gltS gene encoding sodium/glutamate symporter, with translation MIKIEMDMIQTIGLAVILLLIGMKLRKHIKFFEKYCIPAPVIGGFLFSIISLIFKETNILTITFDTTLQTFFMVMFFTSVGFNASLKTLKKGGKQVGIFLLIAGGLCFSQNIVAIVVSKIIGFPPLLGLMTGSTPMTGGHGTSASIAPIIEAIGPQYAGAKTIAISAATFGLIVGSMMGGPIADRLISKHKLLPVDWKKNEKHLEDSDIDEEVLKKQRPFLDGERFSMAFFYILVSMGIGSYLSIIITALLPALKFPIYIGPMIIAAILRNISDQSKKLNAPIKEISVLEDVTLSLFLAMALMSLKLWELINLAGPLLILLIAQIILIYFYLNFITFKAMGSNYDAAVMVSGHCGFGLGATPNGISNMKAVTEKYIFSKMAFFVVPVVGALFIDFVNTCIITSFIMFFK, from the coding sequence ATGATTAAAATTGAAATGGACATGATTCAAACTATTGGTTTGGCAGTCATTTTGTTGCTTATTGGTATGAAATTACGAAAACATATTAAATTTTTTGAAAAATATTGTATCCCAGCTCCTGTTATTGGTGGATTTTTATTTTCAATAATTTCACTTATCTTTAAGGAAACAAATATACTTACTATTACATTTGATACAACTTTACAAACATTTTTTATGGTAATGTTTTTTACGAGTGTTGGATTTAATGCGAGTTTAAAAACATTGAAAAAAGGAGGAAAACAGGTTGGTATATTCTTACTTATTGCTGGAGGGCTATGTTTTTCTCAAAATATTGTAGCTATTGTAGTTTCAAAAATTATTGGTTTCCCACCTTTATTGGGATTGATGACAGGATCTACTCCTATGACTGGAGGACACGGAACTTCAGCGTCAATTGCACCTATTATTGAAGCGATTGGACCTCAATATGCTGGAGCTAAAACTATAGCAATTTCAGCTGCAACTTTTGGGCTTATTGTTGGTTCTATGATGGGAGGCCCTATTGCAGATAGACTTATTAGTAAACATAAATTATTACCTGTAGATTGGAAGAAAAACGAAAAACATTTGGAAGATTCAGATATTGATGAAGAAGTTCTAAAAAAACAACGACCATTTTTAGACGGGGAAAGATTTTCAATGGCATTCTTCTACATCTTGGTTTCAATGGGAATTGGTTCATATTTATCAATTATAATAACAGCACTTTTACCAGCTTTAAAATTCCCAATATACATTGGACCTATGATAATCGCTGCTATTCTTAGAAATATATCTGATCAATCGAAAAAACTAAATGCACCAATAAAAGAAATTAGTGTTTTAGAAGATGTTACTCTAAGTTTATTTTTAGCAATGGCACTTATGTCACTAAAATTATGGGAATTAATTAATTTAGCAGGACCGTTATTAATTTTATTAATTGCACAAATTATTTTAATTTATTTCTATCTTAATTTCATTACCTTTAAAGCAATGGGATCAAATTACGACGCTGCTGTCATGGTTTCAGGACATTGTGGATTTGGTTTGGGAGCCACTCCAAATGGAATTTCAAATATGAAAGCCGTTACAGAAAAATATATTTTCTCTAAAATGGCATTCTTCGTAGTTCCAGTAGTAGGAGCTTTATTTATCGATTTTGTTAATACTTGTATTATCACTTCGTTTATTATGTTTTTTAAATAA
- a CDS encoding O-methyltransferase, producing MIENFLESSKYAQELFEIDDEIVEKIERESLEDKVPIITRDVLNFMIYNANNINAKNILEIGTATGYSGLFLARIANKNGGKLTTIEIDEKRHKIAKENFEKLGLLDKNEMILGDALEEIPKLDQSKKYDFIFIDASKGQYLKFFEMSYGLLNENGVIFIDNLMFRGLVAESDENVPKRFKTIVRRLREFIQKLNKEYNFILLPFGDGVGLVRK from the coding sequence ATGATAGAAAATTTTTTAGAATCATCGAAGTATGCACAGGAATTATTTGAGATTGATGATGAGATTGTTGAAAAAATAGAGCGTGAGAGTTTGGAGGATAAGGTTCCGATTATAACAAGAGATGTCTTGAATTTCATGATTTATAATGCGAATAATATTAATGCAAAAAATATTTTGGAAATAGGGACTGCAACTGGTTATTCGGGATTATTTTTGGCTAGAATTGCGAATAAAAATGGCGGAAAATTAACGACTATTGAGATAGATGAAAAGAGACACAAAATAGCGAAAGAGAATTTTGAGAAGTTGGGATTACTAGATAAAAATGAAATGATTTTAGGTGATGCGTTGGAGGAGATTCCTAAATTAGATCAGTCTAAAAAATATGATTTTATTTTTATCGATGCTTCAAAAGGTCAATATTTAAAATTTTTTGAAATGAGTTATGGATTATTGAATGAAAATGGAGTAATTTTTATAGATAATTTGATGTTTAGAGGATTAGTTGCCGAAAGTGATGAAAATGTTCCGAAAAGATTTAAAACGATTGTTAGAAGATTGAGAGAATTTATTCAAAAATTGAATAAAGAATATAATTTTATCTTATTACCGTTTGGAGATGGAGTAGGATTAGTTAGGAAGTAG
- a CDS encoding type II secretion system F family protein: MRVFKNEEKIKEKDYFSFTKGMYYLLKGKISLVNALEIISGNYKENFKNKILKTKFQIEKGVSLQVAFKRITDNREFLEMIKIGEETGNLEIIFKNLSEKYEFNQKIKKEIRNLSVYPLTVMGTAFIIVIILLKLVVPKFVLIYSDIGQQLPRLTQLVVNLSEIVNKHGLLLLVVAGVIVFGANFIYKRNNYNIEKLLLKIKIVDKLYKDICILNFTRNMYMLSSANVPLLQSLKLTSNSKSLMLNAEVKKIIKKVEKGISIQQAFKNLYFFDREYINFLSIGEKTGNVETAFSNLNTIYYEKVTEKVKLFLKLFEPLSIIVIGLIIGFVIFAVMLPMFKMGEMI, from the coding sequence ATGAGAGTTTTTAAAAATGAGGAAAAAATAAAAGAAAAAGATTATTTTTCTTTTACAAAGGGGATGTATTATCTCTTAAAAGGTAAAATAAGTTTGGTTAATGCATTGGAAATAATTTCAGGAAATTATAAAGAAAATTTTAAAAATAAGATTTTGAAAACAAAATTTCAAATTGAAAAAGGAGTTTCTTTGCAAGTAGCGTTTAAGAGAATTACTGACAATAGAGAATTTTTAGAGATGATTAAAATTGGAGAAGAAACAGGGAATTTGGAAATAATATTCAAAAATTTATCTGAAAAATATGAATTTAATCAAAAGATAAAAAAAGAAATAAGAAATTTGAGCGTGTATCCGTTGACAGTAATGGGGACAGCTTTTATTATTGTAATAATTTTATTAAAATTAGTAGTTCCAAAATTTGTTTTAATTTATTCGGATATAGGGCAGCAGTTGCCTAGATTGACACAGTTAGTTGTGAATCTGAGTGAAATTGTAAATAAACATGGGCTACTTTTATTAGTTGTAGCAGGAGTGATTGTCTTTGGGGCAAATTTTATTTATAAAAGGAATAATTATAATATTGAAAAATTGCTCTTGAAGATTAAAATTGTGGATAAATTGTATAAAGATATTTGTATTTTGAATTTTACGAGAAATATGTATATGTTGAGTAGTGCTAATGTTCCTTTGTTGCAATCTTTAAAATTGACTTCAAATTCAAAAAGTTTGATGTTGAATGCAGAGGTAAAAAAAATAATAAAAAAGGTGGAAAAAGGGATTTCGATTCAACAGGCTTTTAAAAATCTTTATTTTTTTGATAGAGAATATATTAATTTTTTGAGTATTGGTGAAAAAACTGGAAATGTGGAAACTGCTTTTTCAAATTTGAATACGATTTATTATGAGAAAGTGACTGAAAAAGTGAAATTATTTTTAAAATTATTTGAGCCATTGTCGATAATAGTTATTGGATTGATAATTGGTTTTGTGATTTTTGCAGTTATGCTTCCGATGTTTAAAATGGGAGAAATGATTTAA
- the rfaE1 gene encoding D-glycero-beta-D-manno-heptose-7-phosphate kinase gives MISIQRLEEILKKFNKIKIAVIGDMMLDEYLIGKVNRISPEAPVPVVNIEEERFVLGGASNVANNLKSLEGQVRVYGVIGEDDNGKKFTSELEAKGIESDGIVVDDSRPTIIKSRVLSQGQQLLRLDWEKDTNISKEIQEALIKKVERDIDEIDAILLSDYNKGVLTKYVSESIIKIAKEHNKKIVVDPKPHNFKNYVGVTTMTPNRKEILDYFGLNKFNSEEEVANAMKQLKKDLQLDCVVLTRSEEGFSLYDGNYERVPTVAREVFDVTGAGDTFISTLLLSLSAGASLYEAGVIANMASGIVVAKIGTATATKEEILEFYHNELK, from the coding sequence ATGATATCAATTCAAAGGCTTGAAGAAATACTAAAAAAGTTTAATAAAATTAAAATAGCGGTTATTGGAGATATGATGTTGGATGAATATTTGATTGGAAAAGTGAATCGGATATCACCAGAAGCTCCAGTGCCAGTTGTGAATATTGAGGAAGAGAGATTTGTATTAGGGGGAGCTTCGAACGTTGCTAATAACTTGAAGAGTTTGGAAGGGCAAGTGCGAGTTTATGGTGTTATAGGCGAAGATGATAACGGGAAGAAGTTTACTAGTGAATTAGAGGCGAAGGGAATAGAATCAGATGGAATTGTTGTGGATGATTCTAGACCAACAATTATAAAAAGTCGTGTTTTATCTCAAGGACAACAATTATTAAGATTAGATTGGGAAAAAGATACGAATATTTCTAAAGAAATTCAAGAAGCATTGATTAAAAAAGTCGAAAGAGATATTGATGAAATTGATGCAATTTTATTGTCAGATTACAATAAAGGAGTTTTAACAAAATATGTTTCTGAAAGTATAATAAAAATAGCTAAAGAACATAATAAAAAAATAGTTGTAGATCCTAAGCCGCATAATTTTAAAAATTATGTTGGAGTTACGACAATGACGCCTAATAGAAAGGAAATATTGGACTATTTTGGACTGAATAAGTTTAATAGCGAAGAAGAAGTTGCTAATGCGATGAAACAGTTAAAAAAAGATTTGCAACTGGATTGTGTAGTTTTAACAAGAAGTGAGGAAGGATTTTCGTTGTATGATGGGAATTATGAAAGGGTTCCCACTGTGGCAAGGGAAGTTTTTGATGTGACAGGAGCTGGAGATACGTTTATCTCGACGTTGTTGCTTTCACTTTCGGCAGGTGCAAGTTTATATGAAGCTGGAGTAATTGCAAATATGGCATCAGGAATAGTTGTAGCTAAGATTGGTACAGCAACAGCAACTAAAGAAGAAATTTTGGAATTTTATCATAATGAATTAAAATAA